TGGACGGCGTCGACACGACCTGGAAACGCTACCCCGGCGGCGCAGCCATCGACGCCGCGCTCGAAAAGATCATCGCCGACTTCAAACCCGACGCACCCGCGGCCTCGCTGCCGGGCTTGCTCGCCGTGCGGAAACAGCTCGCTGTGCTCCCGTCGGACGCCGTCGTCGCAGACAAGCGCGCCCAACTCGACCGTGTGCTCCTGTCGGTCGTCAAACTCCAGGTGAACTCGACCGTTACGCAGCCCGAGTTCGTCGCCGGCGAGAAACTCACCATCGAAAGCAGTATTTCGTTTCAGTTATCCATTCTCACCCGGCCGGTGATGTTTTTTGAGGGCACCCACGTCCGAATCGGAGTCTCCGACACGTTCGTCCGGTCCCCAGCCGCCGTTAGCCACTCAACGATCACGCATGCGGACGCTACTGTGACGATCCCAACTGCGACATCTGTCTCTCAACCTTACTGGTTACGCGAACCCGGCGCGGCCGGCATCGCCCAAGTCTCCGACCCGTCTTTAATCAGTCTGCCTGACAACCCTCCCGTCGTGGAGCTCGTGCACGAATTTCGCATCGATGACCAAACGATTTCGGTCGCTGATGAACCTCAGTTCGTCACGCGCGATGGCCAGGGCGAACATCGCCGCGGCGTCGAAATCATCCCGCCCGTCTCGCTCGCGTTCGCCTCGGAGATTTTCTTCGTCGCGCCCGGCGCGGCGAAGCCGGTCGCCGTCACTATCACCGCCGCGCGCGCCGGCCGCGGCACGCTGCGCCTCCGCGCGCCCGCAGGCTGGACCGTCGCGCCCGCCGAGCAGCCGTTCGCGTTCGACCAACCCGACGCGAAGGCGACGTTCACCTTCACCCTCACCGCGCCCGCCACCGGCGGCGCCGGGCGTCTCGCGGCCGAGGCCGAGATCGGCGGACATGTTTACTCGAACAAGCGCGTGGAGCTCCACTACGCGCACCTGCCGCTCATCCTCCTCCAGCCGCCTGCGAGCGTGCGCGTGGCGAGCTTCGACCTCGCGCTCCGTGGGAAAAACATCGGCTACCTGCCGGGCGCCGGCGATTACGTCGCCGAGTGCCTCGAACAGATGGGCTGCACCGTGCGCCGCCTCGCCGGCTCCGATCTCACGCCCGAAAAACTCGCCGGTCTCGACGCCGTCGTGATCGGCGTCCGCGCATTCAACGAGCGCGCCGACCTCAAGGACCACCTCGTCGGCCTCTTCGCGTGGGTCGAGCAAGGCGGCACCGTCATCGCGCAATACAACCGCCCCAACGGCCTCGCCGCACCGACGCTCGCGCCTTACGCGCTCTCCATCGAAGGCCCCGCACCGGCGCTCCGCGTCACCGACGAGCGCGCCCCCGTCACCGCGCTCGCGGAGCACCCGGCACTCACGCGCCCGAACCTGATCACCGCCGCCGATTGGGACGGCTGGGTGCAGGAGCGCGGCGCGTATTTCCCCTCGAAGTGGGACGAGGCGCACTTCACGCCGCTGCTCGCGATGAGCGATCCGGGCGAAACGCCGTTGAAGAGCAGCCTGCTCGTCGCGCGCCACGGCAAGGGCTACTACGTCTACACCGGCCTCGCGTTCTTCCGCCAGCTCCCCGCGGGCGTCCCCGGCGCGTGGCGGCTCTTCGCCAACCTCGTTTCGTTGCACGATGAATAAACCGCGCCGCGCCTCAAGGTGGCCCGCGACCTCCGGGCGCGGGTTCAGGATCGTCGCTGCCTCACCCGCCCTCGGAGAGGTCGGGCTACCTCGCACCGACACGCGGCGATTGAACGCCACCCCTCGCGCTCCGCTTCATTTAACCACGGATTGCACGGATCACACTGATCACGCGTCGAGCATCCTTCCCCGTTTCCCATCCGTGTCATCCGTGCAATCCGTGGTTAAATCTCCTCTCCGGATCACCCGTGCCGCCCGCTCCTGAAGAAACTCCCACTCCGCCACGCGACGACGATCGCCGCACCGGCCTGCCCGCGCTGCGCACGTGGCGCGCGATGTATTGGTTCGTGCTCGGCGTGTTCGCGCTCTGGGTTGCGCTGCTCACGTGGCTGACGCGCCACTTCGCATGAAGCACCGCACCTGCCGCCTCTCCATGTCTCCGCGCGGTCGCATTTCGATCCCTGCCTCCTCTGTGAGCTCTGCGTCCTCTGTGTTCAATTTCTCCCCGCGCGCATGAACGCCGCCGACTACCTCGTCATGTTCGGCGTGCTCGTCGCCATCGCGGCCTACGGCATGTGGCGCACGCGCGGACAACACGACCTCAAGACCTACGTCAAAGGCGGCGAAACCCACTGGCTCACCATCGGCCTGTCCGTGATGGCGACGCAGGCGAGCGCGGTGACGTTCCTCTCCACGCCGGGCCAAGGCTACGAAAGCGGCCTCGGCTTCGTGCAAAACTACTTCGGCGCACCGCTCGCGTTGATCGTCATCTCGATCGTCTTCCTGCCGATTTTCCGCCGGCTGAACGTCTACACCGCCTACGAATACCTCGGGCAGCGCTTCGACGCGAAGACGCGCCTGCTCGGCGCCGCTCTCTTCCTCGTCCAGCGGGGCATCGGCGCCGGCATCACCATCTACGCGCCCGCCATCGTGCTCTCGACCGTGATGGGCTGGCGGCTCGATCTCACGATCCTCTGCAGCGGCATCCTCGTTGTCGCCTACACCGTGACCGGCGGCACGCCCGCCGTGAACCTCACCCAAAAATACCAGATCGGCGTCATCTTCGCGGGCATGGCCGCGGCGTTCTTCATCCTGCTCTCGAAGCTTCCCGCCGGCCTCACGCTGCACGAGGCGCTGACCGTCGCCGGCGGCTTCCACAAACTCGACGCGGTCGACTACTCGCTCGATCTCGATAAGCGCTACACCATCTGGACGGGCGTCTTCGGCGGCATGTTTCTCGCGCTGTCGTATTTCGGCACCGACCAGTCGCAGGTGCAGCGCTACCTCGCCGGCAGCTCGCTGCGCGAGAGCCGGCTCGGCCTGATGTTCAACGCGCTCTTCAAGATCCCGATGCAGTTCTGCATCCTGCTCCTCGGCGCGCTGGTGTTCGTGTTCTACCAGTTCGAACAGCCACCCGTTTTCTTCAACCAGACCGCGTGGCACCAGCAGATCGCCGGCGCACAGGGCGAAAAACTCCGCGCCCTCGAAGCCGACTTCAACTCCGCCCACGCCGAGAAGCAGCAGCATCTCCGTGAGTGGGTCGCGGCCGAACGCGCCGGCGACAGTCTCGCCGCCCATGCCGCCCAAACCGCCGCGCTCACCGCGCACGAGCGCACCGAGGCCGCCCGCACCGCCACGAAGGCCGCGCTGCGCGAAGCCGACCCGAAGACGCCGACCACCGACGCCGACTACGTCTTCATCACCTTCATCGTCGATCATCTGCCACACGGCCTCATCGGCCTGCTCGTCGCCGTGTTTTTCGCCGCGACCTTCTCCTCGAAATCCGGCGAACTCAACGCCCTCGGCTCGACCACCGTCGTCGATTTCTACCGCCACGTGCACCAGCTGCGCGGCACGAGCCGGCCCGACGCGCACTACGTCGCCGCCGGCAAATGGGCCACCGCGTTCTGGGGCGTAGCGGCGATCATCTTCGCGATGAGCATCACGCTCGCGGAGAACCTGATCCAGTTCGCCAACATCGTCGCGTCGATCTTCTACGGCGTCGTGCTCGGGCTGTTCCTCGTCGCGTTCTTCGTCAAATGGGTGCGCGGCACCGCCGTGTTCTGGGGCGCGCTCGCCGCGCAGGTCCTCGTCTTCGTGCTCTACGCCACGCTCAGCATCTCCTATCTCTGGTATAACGTCATCGGCTGCGTCGCCTGTATGACCTTCGCCGTGATCCTCCAGCTCGTCCTGCCCAAGCCCCAGACGACTTGAACCACGAATGGACACGAATTCACACGAATAGAAAACCTGCCCAACCACAGATGGACACAGATTCACACAGATACCGAATCGCCGCCTCGCCGCGTCTCCTCCTCATCTGTGCCCATCTGTGTCCATCTGTGGTTTCCCTCCGCCTGCTTGGGTTTGGTTTCATTCGTGTCCATTCGTGTCCATTGCTTCGCCATCTCCGCCAAGCCTCCGTCGTGGTTAAACCTTCCGAGGCTTCCGCATGAGCGCTCCGATCATCTGCTTCGGCCAGCAACCCTGCGGCATTTTCCCGCGCCGCTTCCTCCACGCAAAGTTCGTCACCGCGCGCCGCCTCCAGCAGGAGATCGGCGGCGAGATCGTGTTTTTCTACCACGACAGCGACCACGACCCGCGCGAGACTCAGACCACCCTGCGCCACCTCAAGACCGACGCGCCGCACACGGTGAACTTCGCCTTCGCGAACAAACTCCAGCGCAAGTTTTCCCCGCTCTTCCTCAAGCGCATCCCCGAAAACTGGCAGGCCAACACCGCGCGCGAACTCGGCGCCTACGTCTCGCCGCGCGCGCTCGAGGCGTTCCGCGCCGTGCGCGCCGACAACGTCGCCGATTTCTGCCTCGAGATGTATCGCGCCATGGGCCTGCTCGACGGCGTGCGCGTCGTCCGCTCCGGCGACCGCGCCGTGCGCGAAGCCGGTTGCGACATCACGGAATGCTTTGTCGACGTGCCCCATCAGGGCGAAACCGTCCGCGCCCGCCTGCTCGACGGCGCGCTGAAACTCCACGAAGGCGGCAACAGCTACGTCACGCTCCCCGCTCAGTCCTTCGCGAAGGCCCAAATCAGCCCGACCCGCGACTCGCGCCTCCGCTGGATGCAAAGCATCATTCACTGCACGCACTACGTCTGCGGCGCCGGCGAACAGGCCTACCTCAACGTCGCCGACGCCCCAGACATCACCTTCGTCCCCCGCGACTCCATCGAACGCTCCGACGAAGCCTGGCCCGATTTTCCCTCCTGAACCGGCTCGAACTTGTCACCTATTAAGTGACAAACTCCGCAACGCATGAACCTCACCACCGCTCCTCTCCTCGCCTTCGGCGCGCACCCGGACGACATCGAGTTCGGCGCCGGCGGCATCGTCGCGCGTGAGACGCAAGCCGGGCGGCCGGCGCACTTCGTCGTCTGCTCGCGCGGCGAGGCGGGCACGAACGGCACGCCCGCCGAGCGCACGAAAGAAGCGGAAAAAGCCGCGAAGCTCCTCGGCGCGAAGGTTGAATTCATCGATCTCGACGGCGACTCGCACCTCGACGTGCGCAACGCCCATGCGCTGAAACTCGCCGCGACCATCCGAGCGGTCCGTCCCGCCATTGTGCTCGCGCCCACGCCCGAGCCGAACCAGCACCCGGACCACTGGCGTCTCGGCCAGCTCGTGCGCGACGCCACGCGCATCGCCCGCTATGGCGGCGTCACCGAGTTGAAGAGCCAGACGCCGCACGCCGTCGGCCAGCTGTTTTTCTACGCCCTCGGCCCCAGCGCTGAACCGCGCGACATTTCACCGGTCGTGATCGATATCTCCGATAAACCGATCATGACCGCCTGGACCAAAGCCATGGAAGCGCACGCCTCGCAGATGAAGACGCGCAACTACGTCGAACTGCAGCTCGCCCGCGCCCGCGTCCACGGCCTCAATGCCGGCGTCGCCCACGCCCAGCTCCTCTGGCCGAACGATCCGCTCGTCTTCCACTCGCTCACCGACATCTCGCGCGGCGCGCGGCGTTTTTGAATCGAGCCTTTTCATGAAACGCAAAGCGGCGAAGACGCAAAGCACGGTGAATCGCTTCTTTGCGCCTTTGCGTCTTTGCGTTTAGCCGAAACTTGCTCGCATGTCCCATCGCCCCCTGAAACTCGCGATCACCTGCTACCCGTCCGTCGGGGGCAGCGGTATCCTCGCCTCCGAACTCGGCGAGGAACTCGCGGCACGCGGTCACGAAGTCCATTTCATCAGCTACGAGCAGCCGTTCCGCCTGCCGACGGGCCCGCGGGTGTTTTTTCACCCGGTCGTCGTCAACAGCTACGACCTCTTCAAATATCCGGACTACACGCTCCCGCTGTCGGTGAAGATGGCCGAGGTCGCCCGCGCCCACGCCCTCGACGTCCTGCATGTGCACTACGCGGTGCCGCACGCGACCGCCGCCTTCCTCGCGCGCGCCATGCTGCACGAGGAGCACCGCCTGCGCATCATCACCACGCTCCACGGCACCGACACGACGCTGCTCGGGCGCGACCCCGGCTACGGCCCCGCGATCAAGCACGCCCTCGAAAACTCGGACGCGATCACCACCGTCTCCGAGTTCATGCGCACCGAGACCGTGCGCCTCCTCGGCGTGCAGCGCCCGATCGAGGTCATCCACAATTTCTTCGAGCCGCACGCCTGCTCGCACCGCCGCGACGAAGTCCGCCGCGAACTCGGCCTCGCGCCCGACGAGGCGATGCTCCTGCACCTCTCGAATCTCCGCCCGCTCAAGCGCATCGACCTGCTGCTCGATACCCTCGCGCGACTCGCCCCGCTCCTGCCCTGCAAGCTCGTGATCCTCGCCGGCGCCGACAGCTCGCGCCTCGCCGAAGAAGTGCGCCGCCGCGGCCTGCGCGACCGCGTCGTGATCCGCGAACGCGTCAACGCCATCGAGGATTATCTGCAAGCCGCCGACCTCGGCCTGTTCACCTCCGAGGTGGAAAGCTTCTGCCTGAGCATCCTCGAACTCATGACCGTCGGCGTGCCCAGCGCCGCGTTCGCCGTCGGCGGCATCCCGGAGGTGACACGCGACGGCGAGACCGGCGTGCTCGCGCCGTTCGGCGACACGGCCGCCCTCGCCGCCGGCATCGCGACGCTGCTGCGCGACTCCGCGCGCCGCGCCGCGCTCGGCGCCGCCGGCCGCATTCGCGCGCGGGAGAAGTTCTCCGCCGCCGCCATCGTGCCGCGCTACGAAGAGCTTTACCGCCGCGTGGCGGCCCGGACCGACTGACGCGTCCCGCGCGCCCGCAGATGTAACATTGGCGCCGTTGCAGCCCGCCCGTCGCCGGCTACTTTCCGTGGCGTCCTCCGTCACCATGCGCGCCCCATCTCCCCGACCCGCCGACGCCAAACTCGCGGCCAAAATCGCCGCGGCCGAGAAACAAGCCGCGGCCGCCAAGCAAGCCGCCGCCAAGGCGAAGGCCGCCGCCAAGGCCGCCCGCAAGCAATACAAGCAGGCCAAGAAAATCGCCAAGGGCGCGAAGAAATCGCTCAAGAGCCTCCGTCTCGAATTGCAGGCGCTGCGCACCCGCCGCCCCGCCAAGCGCAAACCCGCCAAAGCCGCCGCCCCGAAACCCGCGGCTCCGCCCGCAATCCCGCCCACCGTGCCGCCGCCTCCGACGGGTGAGCCGCCGGCGAATCCCGACTCCGGCATTGCCCCCTCCGTCCCCCCGGCCAATTAAGGACGCATGGCGTCATCGGGCCGGAAGCAGAAACTCAACCGCAGCCAATACAAGGCTCGCGCCTCCGCCCTGCGTGAGCAGCTCGTGCAGCTCCAGCTGACGATCAAACACGTCCCGTTCAAGGTCCTCCTCATCGTCGCCGGCCCCGAAGGCGCCGGCCGCGGCACGCTCCTGCAAACCCTCGCCGAGTGGCTCGACCCGCGCGGCGTCGAAACGTTCTCGTGGCACCCGCCGACCGCCAACGAGGAAGCCCATCCGCACCAATGGCGCCTCTGGCGCGACCTCCCTGCGATGGGCCGCATCGGACTCTACGCCGGCTCCTGGTATACGGAGACGCTGCGCGAGGAGGCGCGCAACAAGCGCGCGCTCGCCCATGTCGCCGCCGAGGCCGAGCGCATCCGCGATTTCGAAAAACTCCTCGTCGACGGCGGCACCCTCATCGTCAAGGTCTGGCTCCATCTCTCCGAGGACGCCCAGGGCCGCCGCCTCCGCACCCTGCGCGCCGATCCCCTCACCGCGTGGCGCGTGACGGACGAGGACTGGCACCATCACCGCATCTACCGCCGGCTGGAAAAAACCGCCGCGCTCATCCGCCGCAAAACCAACCAACCCGGCGCCCGCTGGACGACGATCGACGCCGAGGACGAGCGCCAGCGCGACCTCGACGTCGGCCAGTTGTTGCTCGAACGCGTCGCCGCCCACCAGCGCGCGATCGCGGCCCTGCCGCCCGCCACCGCGCCGAAAAAACTCCTCCCGCTCCGTCCCGCCGGCCTCCGCCGCCTGCACCGGCTCCAACTCGACCAGGAATTGTCCGAATCGGGCTACGACGGCTTGCGCGACAAGTGGCTCGCGCGCCTCGGCCTCGCGCTCCGTTCGGCCTTCGCGGCTCGCCGCGCCGTCGTTTTCGTCTTCGAGGGCTGGGACGCCGCCGGCAAGGGCGGCGCGATCCGCCGCCTCACCAGCGCCGCCGACCCGCGCGACTACCGCGTCATCCCGGTCGCGAAACCCACTGCCGAGGAGAAGCACGCGCATTACCTCTGGCGCTTCTGGCGCGACATCCCGCGCGACGGCCGCTGCGCCGTGTTCGACCGCTCGTGGTATGGCCGCGTGCTCGTCGAACGCATCGAGGGCTTTTGCCGCGAGGACGAGTGGCGCCGCGCCTTCGCCGAGATCAACGCCTTCGAAAAGGAACTGACCGACCACGGCGTGATCGTGATCAAATTCTGGCTGCACATCTCCCACGCCGAGCAGCTCCGCCGCTTCCGCGAACGCGAATCCACGCCGCACAAGCGCCACAAGATGAACGCCGAGGACTGGCGCAACCGCCGCCAGCGCGCCGCCTACGAGATCGCCGTCGGCGACATGCTCGCACTCACCGATCGCGGCCGCGCGCCGTGGCACCTCATTCCCGCCGACGACAAGCGCTTCGCGCGCATCGAGGTGCTCAGCACCGCCGCCCGGCAGCTCGAGGTCGCGCTGGCGGACTGAGTTTCCGCCGCACGTCACGCAAACGTCACCCCGCCGCGCTCGACTCGGCGCCGGCGCGCCCATTCGGCTGGAGCCGCCGATGAAGCGACTCGCGCTCCCCTTTCTCCTCGCCACCGCCGTGCACGCCGCCGAACCCGCCGCCCTCGCGCGCGCCACCGCGCTCTACGCCGCCGGCCGCTATGCCGAGGCGACCGCATCGTTCGCGGAGA
This window of the Candidatus Didemnitutus sp. genome carries:
- a CDS encoding PIG-L family deacetylase; this translates as MLSRRLPLALHTLNRIRPVLLVGASLLATPLALADPAPAPLAPAAIAQELRSLRTVGTVLHIGAHPDDENTELITYLARGRGFRTAYLSLTRGDGGQNELGRDFDEKLGVLRTQELLAARRIDTGRQFFTRAIDFGFSKTPEETLAFWDKKEVLGDVVRIIRQFRPDVIVTRFPVPPGSGGHGHHTASAILAVEAFKLAGDPTAYPEQLAQGLTPWQPRRVLWNVFRFGGPANAPLPLPGTPFSEDIAGTDAASGQEFGQIAALSRSQHKTQGLGGFALRPRTGPNGQTFLLLAGEPATSDLMDGVDTTWKRYPGGAAIDAALEKIIADFKPDAPAASLPGLLAVRKQLAVLPSDAVVADKRAQLDRVLLSVVKLQVNSTVTQPEFVAGEKLTIESSISFQLSILTRPVMFFEGTHVRIGVSDTFVRSPAAVSHSTITHADATVTIPTATSVSQPYWLREPGAAGIAQVSDPSLISLPDNPPVVELVHEFRIDDQTISVADEPQFVTRDGQGEHRRGVEIIPPVSLAFASEIFFVAPGAAKPVAVTITAARAGRGTLRLRAPAGWTVAPAEQPFAFDQPDAKATFTFTLTAPATGGAGRLAAEAEIGGHVYSNKRVELHYAHLPLILLQPPASVRVASFDLALRGKNIGYLPGAGDYVAECLEQMGCTVRRLAGSDLTPEKLAGLDAVVIGVRAFNERADLKDHLVGLFAWVEQGGTVIAQYNRPNGLAAPTLAPYALSIEGPAPALRVTDERAPVTALAEHPALTRPNLITAADWDGWVQERGAYFPSKWDEAHFTPLLAMSDPGETPLKSSLLVARHGKGYYVYTGLAFFRQLPAGVPGAWRLFANLVSLHDE
- a CDS encoding sodium:solute symporter, which produces MNAADYLVMFGVLVAIAAYGMWRTRGQHDLKTYVKGGETHWLTIGLSVMATQASAVTFLSTPGQGYESGLGFVQNYFGAPLALIVISIVFLPIFRRLNVYTAYEYLGQRFDAKTRLLGAALFLVQRGIGAGITIYAPAIVLSTVMGWRLDLTILCSGILVVAYTVTGGTPAVNLTQKYQIGVIFAGMAAAFFILLSKLPAGLTLHEALTVAGGFHKLDAVDYSLDLDKRYTIWTGVFGGMFLALSYFGTDQSQVQRYLAGSSLRESRLGLMFNALFKIPMQFCILLLGALVFVFYQFEQPPVFFNQTAWHQQIAGAQGEKLRALEADFNSAHAEKQQHLREWVAAERAGDSLAAHAAQTAALTAHERTEAARTATKAALREADPKTPTTDADYVFITFIVDHLPHGLIGLLVAVFFAATFSSKSGELNALGSTTVVDFYRHVHQLRGTSRPDAHYVAAGKWATAFWGVAAIIFAMSITLAENLIQFANIVASIFYGVVLGLFLVAFFVKWVRGTAVFWGALAAQVLVFVLYATLSISYLWYNVIGCVACMTFAVILQLVLPKPQTT
- a CDS encoding PIG-L family deacetylase, giving the protein MNLTTAPLLAFGAHPDDIEFGAGGIVARETQAGRPAHFVVCSRGEAGTNGTPAERTKEAEKAAKLLGAKVEFIDLDGDSHLDVRNAHALKLAATIRAVRPAIVLAPTPEPNQHPDHWRLGQLVRDATRIARYGGVTELKSQTPHAVGQLFFYALGPSAEPRDISPVVIDISDKPIMTAWTKAMEAHASQMKTRNYVELQLARARVHGLNAGVAHAQLLWPNDPLVFHSLTDISRGARRF
- the bshA gene encoding N-acetyl-alpha-D-glucosaminyl L-malate synthase BshA, which gives rise to MSHRPLKLAITCYPSVGGSGILASELGEELAARGHEVHFISYEQPFRLPTGPRVFFHPVVVNSYDLFKYPDYTLPLSVKMAEVARAHALDVLHVHYAVPHATAAFLARAMLHEEHRLRIITTLHGTDTTLLGRDPGYGPAIKHALENSDAITTVSEFMRTETVRLLGVQRPIEVIHNFFEPHACSHRRDEVRRELGLAPDEAMLLHLSNLRPLKRIDLLLDTLARLAPLLPCKLVILAGADSSRLAEEVRRRGLRDRVVIRERVNAIEDYLQAADLGLFTSEVESFCLSILELMTVGVPSAAFAVGGIPEVTRDGETGVLAPFGDTAALAAGIATLLRDSARRAALGAAGRIRAREKFSAAAIVPRYEELYRRVAARTD
- the pap gene encoding polyphosphate:AMP phosphotransferase, with the protein product MASSGRKQKLNRSQYKARASALREQLVQLQLTIKHVPFKVLLIVAGPEGAGRGTLLQTLAEWLDPRGVETFSWHPPTANEEAHPHQWRLWRDLPAMGRIGLYAGSWYTETLREEARNKRALAHVAAEAERIRDFEKLLVDGGTLIVKVWLHLSEDAQGRRLRTLRADPLTAWRVTDEDWHHHRIYRRLEKTAALIRRKTNQPGARWTTIDAEDERQRDLDVGQLLLERVAAHQRAIAALPPATAPKKLLPLRPAGLRRLHRLQLDQELSESGYDGLRDKWLARLGLALRSAFAARRAVVFVFEGWDAAGKGGAIRRLTSAADPRDYRVIPVAKPTAEEKHAHYLWRFWRDIPRDGRCAVFDRSWYGRVLVERIEGFCREDEWRRAFAEINAFEKELTDHGVIVIKFWLHISHAEQLRRFRERESTPHKRHKMNAEDWRNRRQRAAYEIAVGDMLALTDRGRAPWHLIPADDKRFARIEVLSTAARQLEVALAD